TTATAAATACTTTTCCAAGACTGAGATAATAGTAGCTAAAGCCTCGGGTTTCCCGGCTTGTTTACTCTGGGACGCCATTTTTTCGAGTTTTTCCTGATTAAATAAAATATCCTCTAGTTGTTTAATTAAAACCTCACCATTAAGTTCTTGATCCAAAATAACCACTGCAGCACCTTGTTTAGCCAAAGCACGAGCATTATGCTCCTGGTGACCTTCAGCTGCATAAGGATAAGGTACTAAAATTCCGGGGATGCCTTTAGCCGTCATTTCAGCAAGAAAAGTGGCCCCACTTCTGGCCACACATAAATCGGCACAAGCCAAAGCATATTCCATCTGTTTTAAATAAGGTATGCTCATAATATTCCCATTATTAGCCAGATCTATACCCCGAGCCAATAAATTTTCCCGGAATTCCTGATAACCATTTTCCCCGGTAGAATGAATAATTTGTAATCGAGAATCCCCATAAAAATGACTGCATACCGAAACCATAGCTTGGTTAATGCTTTCTGCACCTCGCGAGCCCCCCAAAGTTAACAAAGTACGCTTTGTCGGTGAAAAATTAAAATATTTAAGTCCCTGTTCTTTCACAGTTTCCAAAATTAAGGACCGCACCGGTAAACCAGTAACAATTATTTTATCATGAAAGACCGCTGAAAAATAGTTTCTAGCTTCCGGAAACGTTAATAAAATCGCTTTAGCCCAACGGGCCAATAACCGATTGGTTAATCCCGGGAAAGCATTTTGCTCATGTAAAATTGTTGGACATCCCCAATGAGCCCCAGCCATAACTACTGGTAAACAAACATAACCCCCAGTACCAATTATCAAATCAGGTTGGAAATCCCTAATAATTTTCCTAGCCATAAAATAGGCTTTACCTGCTTTCCAAATTGCCCCTAAAGCCTGTGGTGATATTT
The window above is part of the Clostridia bacterium genome. Proteins encoded here:
- the murG gene encoding undecaprenyldiphospho-muramoylpentapeptide beta-N-acetylglucosaminyltransferase, with translation MRVILTGGGTGGHIYPAIAIGQALLKKNPYCKILYLGGQKGLENKLVPESGFPMKTLEVVGWERKISPQALGAIWKAGKAYFMARKIIRDFQPDLIIGTGGYVCLPVVMAGAHWGCPTILHEQNAFPGLTNRLLARWAKAILLTFPEARNYFSAVFHDKIIVTGLPVRSLILETVKEQGLKYFNFSPTKRTLLTLGGSRGAESINQAMVSVCSHFYGDSRLQIIHSTGENGYQEFRENLLARGIDLANNGNIMSIPYLKQMEYALACADLCVARSGATFLAEMTAKGIPGILVPYPYAAEGHQEHNARALAKQGAAVVILDQELNGEVLIKQLEDILFNQEKLEKMASQSKQAGKPEALATIISVLEKYL